The following coding sequences lie in one Haloterrigena sp. KLK7 genomic window:
- a CDS encoding helix-turn-helix domain-containing protein — MPKSITTPKEANGTTRLTLKIQHPNCWTLEVSEKTAAGMIAHTVYNTPQDTVKGHFTVYADRIDELDEFVKTATESRLTDSVSELSPRHEFDKDASNIGNTTRELMVEYDPDNSMTDALLEYGFVHDAPVRVNDGWEYWPVIDTGDGDLKERLRSLEEQKDADIVVTKIASVSKTQNDVSHQQNRLSNRQREVLNLARKRNYYTWPRETTTQELADELDISKTTLLEHLRKAEAKLLDQYDW; from the coding sequence ATGCCAAAATCTATCACAACTCCGAAAGAGGCGAACGGAACGACGAGACTCACGCTAAAGATTCAGCATCCGAACTGCTGGACGCTCGAAGTGAGCGAAAAGACGGCGGCCGGTATGATCGCACACACGGTCTACAATACCCCTCAAGACACTGTGAAAGGTCACTTTACCGTCTACGCCGATCGGATCGACGAGCTCGACGAATTCGTCAAGACAGCAACGGAGTCGCGGCTGACCGACTCCGTCTCCGAGTTGAGTCCTCGACACGAGTTCGACAAGGACGCATCGAACATCGGGAACACGACTCGGGAGCTCATGGTCGAGTACGATCCCGACAACAGTATGACGGACGCACTACTCGAGTACGGATTCGTCCACGACGCGCCCGTGCGAGTCAACGACGGGTGGGAGTACTGGCCGGTGATCGATACCGGAGACGGAGACCTAAAAGAGCGACTTCGTTCGTTGGAGGAACAGAAAGACGCCGATATCGTCGTCACCAAAATCGCGTCCGTCTCGAAGACGCAAAACGACGTCAGCCACCAGCAGAACCGACTCTCGAATCGGCAACGGGAGGTGTTAAACTTGGCCCGCAAGCGCAACTACTACACGTGGCCGAGGGAGACGACCACGCAGGAACTCGCGGACGAACTCGACATCTCGAAGACGACGCTGCTCGAACACCTCCGAAAGGCGGAAGCGAAACTCCTCGACCAGTACGACTGGTAA
- a CDS encoding DMT family transporter — protein sequence MSYSLFHNRYRSAVFFVILAALWGGTYPAIKIGLEDFPPLFYAALRLDLAAIVLLLYVSRSFDYWWPRDGRDWIAVFSGGIFTLAGHSVLQNVGQQTVPSAIAAILGGLIPVVTIGFAKIFLPQEEFGILELLGISLGFVGIAAITRPDPANLLAADTIGQVILLLSAAAFALGGVLTQWANAEMPFSPRTAWAMVIGALLTHVASSVSPNESLQLVQVSPRGLVALLYLGVFVSAIGYLLYFHLLPRLGSVELNLVTYGAAIFGTVFSWMLFDEHVTVLTLVGFCLILLGFVLLKHEAFYEEYKTRRKHSN from the coding sequence ATGAGCTATTCTCTCTTCCACAATCGATATCGGAGCGCCGTCTTCTTCGTTATCTTAGCGGCCCTCTGGGGCGGCACGTATCCCGCGATAAAGATCGGTCTCGAGGATTTTCCGCCGCTCTTTTATGCCGCGTTACGACTCGACCTCGCTGCAATCGTGTTGCTTCTGTACGTCTCCCGTTCGTTCGATTACTGGTGGCCACGCGATGGTCGCGACTGGATAGCGGTTTTCTCTGGTGGGATCTTCACCCTCGCCGGACACAGCGTCCTCCAGAACGTCGGTCAACAAACAGTTCCGAGTGCAATCGCTGCGATCCTCGGCGGCTTGATTCCGGTGGTAACGATCGGCTTCGCCAAGATATTTCTCCCACAAGAGGAATTCGGTATACTCGAGTTGCTCGGTATTAGCCTCGGGTTCGTCGGAATTGCGGCGATTACTCGACCCGACCCAGCGAACCTTCTCGCAGCGGACACCATCGGCCAAGTGATCTTATTGCTGTCCGCCGCTGCATTCGCGCTCGGTGGCGTCCTCACTCAATGGGCGAACGCTGAGATGCCGTTCTCTCCGCGGACCGCGTGGGCGATGGTTATCGGCGCTCTCCTTACCCATGTCGCCAGTTCCGTGAGCCCGAACGAGTCTCTACAGCTCGTGCAGGTGTCTCCGCGAGGACTCGTCGCGCTCCTCTATCTTGGCGTATTCGTGAGCGCGATCGGGTATCTACTGTACTTTCATCTCCTCCCTCGGCTCGGGTCAGTCGAACTCAACCTCGTTACGTACGGAGCGGCAATATTCGGAACCGTATTCAGTTGGATGCTCTTCGACGAGCACGTTACCGTCCTTACCCTCGTTGGGTTCTGTCTCATCCTTCTCGGCTTTGTACTACTCAAACACGAGGCGTTCTACGAGGAATACAAAACCCGTAGAAAGCATTCAAACTAA
- a CDS encoding proline racemase family protein codes for MRFDGDFDDVRTDASFTTVDTHTAGEPTRILLDGLDRSTLEGDRVRAKRESFAEQYDWVRELLMREPRGHDDMFGAVVVEPHRDEVDLGVFFMDSEGYLDMCGHGTIGVVSALIELGHLPSEPTIRVETPAGVVEAKPQYADGGVEAVTIQNVESFVYGTTTVPVSFSDSPLRVDVVYAGNFFALVDSEQLDVSVDTARIDEVIDWGLEIRDAVNDELEIVHPLSGERGRVAITEIYESSDDTDRSIVVFGGGQVDRSPCGTGTCAKMALLYEEGRLAVDEPYIHESIVGTRFEGRIVETREQDGVTLTVPTITGSARITGKHTFVKDPRDQISGFTLSSSDE; via the coding sequence ATGAGGTTCGACGGTGACTTCGACGACGTGCGTACGGACGCATCGTTTACGACGGTCGACACGCATACAGCTGGGGAACCGACACGGATCCTCCTCGACGGTCTCGATCGGTCTACCCTCGAGGGCGATCGCGTTCGCGCGAAGCGCGAGTCGTTCGCCGAGCAGTACGACTGGGTTCGAGAACTACTGATGAGAGAGCCGCGAGGTCACGACGACATGTTCGGTGCGGTCGTCGTCGAACCCCATAGGGACGAAGTCGACCTCGGCGTGTTCTTCATGGACAGCGAGGGGTACTTGGATATGTGCGGTCACGGGACGATCGGTGTCGTTTCGGCCCTCATCGAGTTGGGCCACCTCCCCAGTGAACCGACGATCCGCGTGGAGACGCCGGCGGGCGTCGTCGAAGCGAAACCACAGTACGCCGATGGGGGAGTCGAAGCGGTCACGATTCAGAACGTCGAGTCGTTCGTCTACGGCACGACGACGGTCCCCGTCTCGTTCTCGGACTCGCCGCTTCGGGTGGACGTCGTCTACGCCGGGAACTTCTTCGCGTTAGTCGATAGCGAACAACTGGACGTTTCTGTCGATACGGCTCGAATCGACGAGGTCATCGACTGGGGACTCGAAATCCGGGACGCCGTCAACGACGAACTCGAGATCGTTCACCCGTTGTCCGGCGAGCGAGGGAGGGTGGCCATCACCGAAATCTATGAGTCCTCCGACGACACCGACCGCAGCATCGTCGTCTTCGGCGGCGGACAGGTGGACCGCTCTCCGTGCGGGACCGGGACGTGTGCGAAGATGGCGCTGCTATACGAGGAGGGACGGCTTGCGGTCGACGAACCGTACATCCACGAGAGCATCGTCGGAACCCGGTTCGAGGGCCGAATCGTAGAAACGAGAGAGCAGGACGGCGTCACACTGACGGTCCCCACGATAACCGGATCTGCCCGAATCACGGGCAAGCACACCTTCGTGAAGGATCCGCGAGACCAGATATCTGGCTTCACGCTCTCCTCGAGCGACGAGTAG